A stretch of DNA from Cryptomeria japonica chromosome 4, Sugi_1.0, whole genome shotgun sequence:
TCAAACATACTGCCACCCACGTTCTCGATACCTGCATAAATTAGTTGTAGATACTAAACATTTATTTCTTTGGCAAGGGTATGCTGTAGGATTTTTAAGAAAAGGGTTTGAAAGTAGGGTTTTATTCTTTACTATTTCAGATGTGTCAATAAATTCTTGGCCGAGTACCATATCATTCTGTAACGTTGATATTTCTTACATCTAACCTAGTTTGAAATGCTAATATATCAGTAAATAACAAAATCTTTATTTTTAGTCTCTTCATAAACAATCAATTTGCTACACTAAATGGCTTTAAATTTGTTGTTTCACCTGCAATACAAAATAAACTAATAAATACAAGAATATAATCCATTATTCGTAGACCTTTTAGTAAATATGGAGGAGATAAAGGATCTATTTACCTGGAATCGACGGGGCAGTCTGAACAAGATGAGCAAGATCAAAATTAATTCCATGGATGTGGGGATAAACCTTAACAATGTGCGCCAAGGCCGTTCCTTTTCCTCCGCCCACATCAACCAAAGTTTTCACATCCTTGAAACCGTCATAGCAGCTCACAATTTGCTCCATACCCAGAACTGTAAGTGTGGACATGGAATCATTGACAACACTGCTAACAAGTGGGTCATCCTTCCCATATGCCCACAAGTCCTTTCCGTGAGCCTTCTCAAATGCATGGCAGTCTTGAAGCACACATTCATGAAGATGGTGCCATGATGCCATTAACACGGGGTGTGCTTGCATGAGGAGAAGTGGCACAAGGTTACCTGGATTATTCTCCCTAACATAAAACCTCTTGGCAGAATCAGTGAGCCCATAACGAATATCAGATGGGTTGTCGCTCATCTGCGTTTGGAAAAAAATACCCTTGATAGAGAGATATGTGAGAATGCGAGAAAGGTAATGCAGATTGGGAGATTTAGTGGGAAGTTCTGACGCGATCTCATCAAGAGAAAGGGAGGCATTGGCGCCTGCTTTTGCTATGATATCAGGAATATTGAGAAGTATGGCAGATTTGAGAACAAGGGTGGGAACAAAGGCGAAAATGGTCTCTAAGGCCTGCTCCAACTCACCTGAATAATCCATTGCCGGAATTACTTTACAGAAAAGCTAAATTGAGTGTCTTGACCATTGTGGGAACTCAAGTGATTATATACATAATTTTGGTGGACCAAGTAAAGCTGAAACATCGACATCTTCCGAAGTATCTCGTACATTGTGTTTCCCACTTGGGTTAAACAACCACGAGGAAAAATGGTTGTGTTGGTGAGTGTCGTTAGGGGAGTTTTAAGTCGAaatagttttgaaaaatattacttTACTTAGGGTAAGGGCCAAAATTGTTGCCAACTAGGTTAGCATCCACAAACTACTAGAGTGGTTCTGGAAGATTCGAGAGTTATCTGTCAAATCCACGACTATAATTAATGCTTTGATTTCTGATAATGCTCCTGTTGTAATC
This window harbors:
- the LOC131032902 gene encoding desmethylxanthohumol 6'-O-methyltransferase, whose protein sequence is MDYSGELEQALETIFAFVPTLVLKSAILLNIPDIIAKAGANASLSLDEIASELPTKSPNLHYLSRILTYLSIKGIFFQTQMSDNPSDIRYGLTDSAKRFYVRENNPGNLVPLLLMQAHPVLMASWHHLHECVLQDCHAFEKAHGKDLWAYGKDDPLVSSVVNDSMSTLTVLGMEQIVSCYDGFKDVKTLVDVGGGKGTALAHIVKVYPHIHGINFDLAHLVQTAPSIPGIENVGGSMFDSIPSADAIFFKNVLIDWDEEKCEQILGNCHKALPENGRVIVAENITTEEARPNKSIEIVADLVMITLANGGKERSEQEWKRLLQKSGFSVIKIVGLPGLFSKLKIIEAIKV